One genomic segment of Coffea arabica cultivar ET-39 chromosome 6e, Coffea Arabica ET-39 HiFi, whole genome shotgun sequence includes these proteins:
- the LOC113695735 gene encoding uncharacterized protein has product MRSITTCYSEHSIQVSNSYCSGPSGQPYLSPGLIPSVQNSVTCLYKVKLSAEKHFFIKITWCDSVGQGFSIGIGEDTRSLSKFSRNSRQFKKVKGTKAFECCDSRIEVLWDLSQATFDIGPEPVNGYYVTVWVDSELSLILGDMEEELDVRKSTSGVQLPKFSLLSRSEHFSGNALYSTKAQFCDAGTCHDIVIKCVGEDTGSKDSELSVTIDKKNVIHVKRLQWNFRGNQTIFVDGLLVDMMWDVHDWFFNPSPGYAVFMFRTRNGLDSRLWLEEKMLEQKEQERGGFSLLICARKTSD; this is encoded by the coding sequence ATGAGAAGTATTACTACCTGTTACAGTGAGCATTCAATCCAGGTCTCGAATTCGTATTGTTCAGGGCCTTCCGGTCAGCCTTACCTCTCCCCTGGCTTAATTCCTTCGGTTCAAAATTCGGTTACTTGTCTGTACAAAGTCAAACTCTCGGCTGAAAAGCACTTCTTCATTAAAATCACATGGTGCGACTCAGTAGGCCAAGGCTTCTCAATTGGTATTGGGGAGGATACCCGTTCTCTTTCCAAATTCAGCAGAAATTCCAGGCAATTCAAGAAGGTCAAAGGCACAAAAGCCTTCGAATGCTGCGATTCAAGAATCGAAGTGCTCTGGGATCTGTCTCAGGCTACGTTTGACATTGGCCCTGAGCCGGTCAATGGATATTATGTTACGGTTTGGGTCGATTCTGAATTAAGTCTAATTCTTGGAGACATGGAAGAAGAATTAGACGTGAGAAAAAGCACGTCCGGTGTACAATTGCCAAAATTTTCATTGCTTTCCCGGAGTGAACATTTCTCAGGGAATGCCCTGTATTCAACCAAGGCTCAGTTTTGCGACGCGGGAACATGTCATGACATAGTGATCAAGTGCGTTGGTGAAGACACGGGATCAAAGGATTCGGAATTATCTGTTACTATTGATAAGAAGAATGTCATTCACGTGAAGAGGTTGCAGTGGAATTTTAGGGGAAATCAGACAATTTTTGTGGATGGACTATTGGTGGATATGATGTGGGATGTTCACGACTGGTTTTTCAATCCGTCACCTGGATATGCTGTTTTCATGTTTAGGACGAGAAACGGGCTGGATAGCAGATTGTGGTTAGAGGAGAAAATGTTGGAGCAGAAGGAACAAGAGAGAGGTGGCTTCTCCTTGTTGATTTGTGCCCGTAAGACCTCTGACTAA